In Lentilitoribacter sp. Alg239-R112, the following proteins share a genomic window:
- a CDS encoding alpha/beta hydrolase → MAKLKFSGSLRHRISSFISLNGALLSTYIARALGQKMEPSWEADMEIGIRFWRKQFTKAMAEPDMARGRAIFDSLATETDDIYDVTVTNSSEPNGVWYTPEHIHSDATLLYLHGGGYTFNGPVSSRFASMLAHHSKARLFMPRYRLTPEHPHPAQIEDALAAWTYLTSQISADKLVIIGDSAGGHLSLMLLQKLKSEQLPQPALCIGLCPWTDIGARGDSLFENDRFDLVQGWMALKFGQWLDPEKIYGRKELSPIEHNYAGLAPLYLQTGGREILHDMICDFAKIQEENGAQIMLDAWPDMPHNFQAYDSMRQSSTDALSRIRQIIAASVDKYDSFEKSTATRTVSNEFDFLAKGK, encoded by the coding sequence ATGGCAAAACTTAAATTTTCCGGCTCTCTAAGGCACCGTATTTCAAGTTTTATATCTTTAAACGGTGCGCTCCTCTCCACTTATATCGCACGAGCGCTGGGACAAAAGATGGAACCGAGCTGGGAGGCGGATATGGAAATTGGTATCCGCTTCTGGCGAAAGCAATTTACCAAGGCAATGGCTGAACCTGACATGGCGCGTGGCCGCGCGATCTTTGATAGTTTGGCAACCGAAACCGATGATATTTATGATGTAACGGTGACGAACAGCTCTGAACCAAACGGCGTCTGGTACACGCCTGAACACATCCATAGCGATGCCACACTTTTGTATCTACATGGCGGCGGGTACACCTTTAACGGGCCTGTAAGTTCGCGCTTTGCATCTATGTTGGCCCATCACAGCAAGGCACGTCTTTTTATGCCCCGTTACCGTTTAACCCCGGAGCACCCACATCCAGCGCAAATCGAAGATGCGCTCGCAGCGTGGACATATCTAACCAGCCAGATATCAGCAGATAAACTTGTAATCATTGGCGATAGTGCCGGTGGTCATTTATCGCTCATGCTTTTGCAAAAATTGAAATCAGAACAGCTACCCCAACCCGCGCTCTGCATCGGCCTATGTCCGTGGACCGACATTGGTGCCCGCGGTGATAGCTTGTTTGAGAACGACAGGTTCGACCTTGTTCAGGGCTGGATGGCGCTGAAATTCGGACAATGGCTGGATCCTGAAAAAATATATGGGCGCAAAGAATTATCCCCAATTGAGCACAACTATGCGGGCCTTGCACCGCTATATCTTCAGACAGGTGGACGCGAAATTTTACATGATATGATTTGTGACTTTGCCAAGATCCAAGAAGAAAACGGTGCCCAAATCATGCTTGATGCGTGGCCGGATATGCCACATAATTTTCAGGCTTATGATAGTATGAGGCAATCTTCCACGGATGCATTATCGCGCATTCGGCAAATCATTGCCGCCAGCGTCGACAAATATGACAGTTTCGAAAAATCAACGGCAACAAGAACTGTATCAAATGAATTTGATTTTCTAGCGAAAGGAAAATGA
- a CDS encoding DUF6653 family protein codes for MDIGRISEKVMGMDDATWERHSNPISGWTRVTILPLLAFAIWSRVWLGWHALWIVGLILVWTWLNPRLFGPPATNDAWMTQGVLGERIWLAKTTHPIPDHHARVSRWLNIAAGISVLILAKGLLSLDLGFTIAGLIGAMGAKLWFLDRMVWLRHDMEPTASPE; via the coding sequence ATGGATATCGGACGTATTTCAGAAAAAGTAATGGGCATGGATGATGCGACGTGGGAACGGCATTCCAACCCTATCAGCGGCTGGACCCGCGTGACGATATTGCCACTGTTGGCATTTGCAATATGGAGCCGCGTTTGGCTAGGCTGGCATGCATTATGGATTGTTGGTCTGATCCTAGTTTGGACGTGGCTGAACCCGCGCCTGTTCGGACCGCCCGCAACCAATGATGCCTGGATGACACAAGGTGTATTGGGTGAACGTATCTGGCTGGCAAAGACCACGCACCCCATTCCTGATCACCATGCAAGAGTGTCCCGCTGGCTCAATATTGCTGCCGGGATATCTGTTCTTATTCTCGCCAAAGGTCTTTTAAGTCTGGACCTTGGGTTTACGATTGCAGGGCTTATCGGTGCCATGGGCGCAAAACTCTGGTTTTTAGACCGGATGGTTTGGCTCAGGCACGATATGGAACCTACCGCTTCTCCTGAATAG
- a CDS encoding c-type cytochrome, translated as MRSKFLTILTLIAGTAFGAVPQAVAQQIDSALADVSHGRALVKANCARCHAVELDGISPEVQAVPFWRMTIHRDVSTLEDDLYNRKLPKHNIMPTFALTRKQARDIASWIAWVQPRAHGKRILEANCAKCHAIGLTDKNKHPEALEFRYLSKYYPIDALQEAFAEGIETGHPDMPAFTMTELQIADVIVYLESIQEKR; from the coding sequence ATGCGCTCTAAATTTTTGACGATTTTAACTTTAATAGCAGGCACCGCATTTGGCGCGGTGCCACAAGCGGTGGCGCAGCAAATTGACAGTGCGCTGGCCGATGTTTCTCATGGTCGGGCACTTGTTAAGGCCAACTGCGCACGATGTCATGCTGTAGAGCTCGATGGCATTAGTCCTGAAGTGCAGGCGGTGCCTTTTTGGCGAATGACAATTCACCGCGATGTCTCCACATTGGAAGATGATTTATATAATCGCAAACTGCCAAAGCATAATATTATGCCGACATTTGCACTCACGCGAAAACAAGCACGCGACATTGCGTCATGGATTGCATGGGTGCAGCCACGTGCACATGGTAAGCGTATTTTAGAAGCCAATTGCGCAAAATGTCATGCTATCGGGCTAACGGATAAAAACAAGCATCCAGAAGCTCTGGAGTTCAGATATTTATCCAAATACTACCCCATTGATGCCTTACAAGAAGCATTTGCCGAGGGTATTGAAACTGGCCATCCTGATATGCCGGCCTTTACAATGACTGAGTTACAGATTGCCGATGTGATTGTGTATCTGGAATCTATTCAGGAGAAGCGGTAG
- a CDS encoding universal stress protein: MSKETILTFFGISGSDKAVTNAIEMAQSKDAHLSIVVVSAAPAIYSYGYGIAYGGYASVDQWTKEVNERSQALDARVNEIEKLVQAAGISADVLTEYCEMAFMKAVVARHANVSDLVVLLDGNGITSDVEDAIISSAIFDSPIGLIKGANSHLAATKPSHAFIAWDSSKHAAVAVHNALPLLSLTDEVTVAVFDPVRNEGVDGEEPGADLASWLSRRGCKVNVEQYPSGGEEIATCIMKRAAEKGADLIVMGGYGHMKLKQQIFGGTTESMLQQRKVPVLIGHK, translated from the coding sequence ATGAGCAAAGAAACGATCCTAACATTTTTTGGTATATCCGGTTCAGACAAGGCTGTTACAAATGCCATCGAGATGGCGCAAAGCAAAGATGCGCATCTATCCATCGTTGTGGTTTCAGCTGCTCCTGCAATTTATTCTTATGGATACGGGATTGCCTATGGCGGTTATGCAAGTGTTGATCAATGGACAAAAGAGGTCAATGAGCGAAGCCAGGCATTGGATGCTCGTGTAAATGAAATTGAAAAACTCGTGCAAGCCGCAGGTATTTCAGCAGATGTTCTGACAGAATATTGCGAAATGGCATTTATGAAGGCCGTTGTTGCGCGCCATGCCAATGTTTCTGATCTTGTCGTCTTGTTAGATGGCAATGGCATAACCAGTGACGTGGAAGATGCGATCATCTCAAGCGCCATATTTGATTCACCCATCGGCTTGATAAAGGGGGCCAACAGTCATCTGGCTGCCACCAAGCCGTCACATGCATTCATTGCATGGGATTCGAGCAAACATGCCGCCGTTGCGGTACATAACGCGCTCCCATTGCTGAGTTTGACCGATGAAGTTACGGTCGCTGTCTTTGACCCTGTCAGAAACGAGGGCGTGGACGGGGAGGAACCCGGCGCTGATCTGGCAAGCTGGCTAAGTCGCCGCGGATGCAAAGTCAATGTCGAGCAATATCCAAGCGGCGGTGAAGAAATCGCGACCTGTATCATGAAAAGAGCAGCTGAAAAGGGTGCTGATCTGATTGTGATGGGTGGTTATGGGCATATGAAGCTCAAGCAACAGATTTTCGGTGGAACAACTGAATCCATGCTTCAGCAACGAAAAGTTCCGGTGCTCATCGGTCATAAGTAA
- a CDS encoding TraR/DksA family transcriptional regulator yields the protein MPIKYKKILEDRKAELETNLTHIEEALSEHHEVGFSDSAIEHEDDEVLEAQGISGQNEIIAINAALARIEDGSFGICLSCEEPISEQRLDIVPTAVKCKNCMR from the coding sequence ATGCCAATAAAATATAAAAAGATTTTGGAAGACCGGAAGGCTGAACTGGAAACTAACCTTACGCATATTGAAGAGGCTTTGAGCGAGCATCATGAAGTTGGCTTTAGTGATAGTGCTATTGAACATGAAGATGATGAGGTGCTGGAAGCCCAAGGCATTAGCGGCCAAAATGAGATTATTGCCATTAATGCTGCGCTTGCAAGAATTGAAGATGGAAGTTTTGGCATATGTCTGTCTTGTGAAGAACCAATTTCAGAACAAAGATTGGATATCGTTCCCACTGCTGTTAAATGTAAAAACTGTATGAGGTAA